Proteins encoded in a region of the Drosophila sechellia strain sech25 chromosome 2L, ASM438219v1, whole genome shotgun sequence genome:
- the LOC6613641 gene encoding uncharacterized protein LOC6613641: protein MSTKKNFIPPNNSATTATARKIPEESLSITDQPGATSTPTHMTRKQPRLLSLQLDSALSLSLVDRVPQTFGDIRGRKGIRANSPRKTNLLRTRARYILNTTERVPPSIIHGRNSAKPQMSCGHMKTTEKTSAKIFEESTDTQNYTPKITPKMTQKTRMMQNVPAIKSPIKSTTSSSIIKPKTSAESKLKSPTKLSMMSTNSPNQSIKSKKNTPDAHFFGEVTKKQNATEEDISEPPSKQPRLHILQVNLGSPFAMTHSKKLKVIAVDFNDENQEAKEAPTDHLSQINTSEEITDS from the coding sequence ATGAGTACAAAAAAGAATTTTATTCCACCAAACAATTCAGCCACTACGGCAACGGCTCGCAAAATCCCCGAAGAGTCTCTATCAATCACTGACCAGCCGGGGGCAACATCAACGCCAACTCATATGACACGCAAACAGCCAAGGCTTTTATCTCTCCAGTTGGATTCTGCATTGTCATTGTCATTGGTGGATCGAGTTCCGCAAACATTCGGGGATATTCGAGGACGAAAGGGTATTCGTGCAAACAGTCCGCGAAAAACTAATCTCTTAAGAACTAGAGCCCGGTATATACTGAATACAACAGAGCGTGTTCCCCCAAGTATAATTCATGGTAGGAATTCTGCTAAGCCACAGATGAGCTGCGGTCATATGAAGACTACGGAAAAAACTTCGGCGAAGATTTTCGAAGAGTCCACAGACACTCAAAACTATACACCCAAAATTACGCCAAAAATGACGCAAAAAACGAGGATGATGCAAAATGTTCCAGCTATAAAATCACCAATAAAATCAACAACGTCCTCATCAATAATAAAGCCGAAAACTTCAGCAGAGTCCAAATTGAAATCTCCAACGAAATTATCAATGATGTCAACGAATTCGCCAAATCAGTCGATTaagtcaaaaaaaaatactccTGATGCCCATTTCTTTGGAGAAGTAACCAAAAAGCAAAATGCCACTGAAGAAGATATTTCGGAACCGCCTTCAAAACAGCCTCGTCTACATATTTTGCAAGTCAATTTGGGGTCCCCATTCGCCATGACGCACAGCAAGAAACTTAAAGTAATTGCAGTTGATTTCAATGATGAAAATCAGGAAGCAAAAGAAGCACCTACTGACCATTTAAGCCAAATCAACACAAGTGAGGAAATCACCGATTCTTAA
- the LOC6613642 gene encoding phenoloxidase-activating factor 2 has protein sequence MVALLDARTLEYWAGGSLIAPDVVLTAAFVTEELNEYQLIVRAGEWDLLTKQEQGEHKDVSIRKIVRHYGFNRTNGANNVALLFLKKPLELTHHINLICLPPPNRNFIYNRCIVSNWGKKNFEDMAYMNVQKKIDVPLVDRSRCQRQLQGIFGKNFYLDRSLMCAGGEIGKDACKGDGGSPLACPLQSDPNRYEQVGIVNYGLGCGTTIPAVYTDVSKMRTWIDYQIRENSNAYQPQNADDGGKLRKEYFRNL, from the coding sequence ATGGTGGCTCTTCTGGATGCTAGAACTCTTGAATATTGGGCTGGCGGCTCCCTAATTGCTCCAGATGTTGTGCTAACAGCGGCTTTTGTCACTGAAGAACTAAACGAATACCAGCTGATTGTAAGGGCTGGCGAATGGGATTTGCTAACCAAACAAGAGCAAGGGGAACATAAGGATGTTTCCATCAGGAAGATTGTGCGACACTATGGCTTCAATCGGACAAATGGAGCCAACAATGTGGCCCTGTTATTTCTCAAAAAGCCGCTGGAGCTAACCCACCATATAAACCTCATTTGCCTGCCGCCACCGAATCGCAACTTTATCTATAACCGTTGCATTGTCAGTAACTGGGGTAAGAAGAACTTCGAGGACATGGCTTACATGAATGTTCAGAAGAAAATTGATGTGCCCTTGGTGGACAGATCTAGGTGCCAGCGACAACTTCAAGGAATCTTCGGCAAGAACTTCTATCTCGACCGCAGTCTGATGTGTGCCGGCGGTGAGATTGGCAAGGATGCGTGCAAAGGCGACGGAGGTTCCCCACTGGCCTGTCCCCTCCAAAGCGATCCAAATCGATATGAACAGGTGGGCATCGTCAACTATGGATTAGGATGTGGCACAACTATTCCTGCTGTGTACACTGATGTCTCAAAAATGCGGACGTGGATTGACTACCAGATCCGAGAAAACTCAAACGCTTATCAACCACAAAATGCAGATGATGGAGGCAAACTAAGAAAAGAATACTTTAGAAACTTATAA